GGTCGTGAGCTGGGCGTACATGCCGGCCGCGGAGATTCCGATTCCCTGCTGGCCGCGGCTCATGCGCAGACGGTGGAACTTCGAGCCGTAGAGCAGCTTGGCGAAGATCCGCGGGATCTGCTCGCGGACGATACCCGGCCCGTAGTCGACAACCGTGATCCGGAAGCGGTTCGCCTGGCTGGGCGGCGGCAGGGCGCCGCCGTTCGGGACGACTTCCACCTTGACGACGACTTCGGGGAGAATGCCGGCTTCCTCGCACGCGTCGAGCGCGTTGTCCACCGCTTCCTTGACGCACGTGAGCAGCGCCTTTCGCGGGTTGTCGAAGCCGAGCAAATGACGATTCTTGGTGAAGAACTCCGAGACGGAAATCTCGCGCTGCCGGGCGCCCATCTCGGCGGCGGAGACCGGTGCCGGCGCGGCGCCCCTACCGCCGCCGGCCGGTCCGGCAGGTTTCGGCATCGGTTTGGACATCGGTTGTTGTTCGTCTCCTGCTGTCAGCGAGCTCGCAGGTATGTGGACATCGCATCCTGGTGGCTCTCGGCCGAAACCGACGGACGTCTACGTACCGATGAGCTCCTTCGTAATTCTCGGGCCGGCCACGTGAGCGGCCGGGTTCGAATCCAGATCGTTCGCCTTGCCAATGAAAGAGGTCCGCGTCGTATCCGCGGGCTCGAGCCGGAAGAGCAAACGATTTTGATTATACCAGAGATGGCGGGATTTGGTACCCGGGGGCGCGATTTTTCCTCTTCGCGGTCAACGGCTGGTGATGATCACCACTCCGGCGACCATCAGGATCGCACCGAGGGCGATCTTCGGCGTTACCTGTTCGAGCTCGCGAAGAAAGAGGGCGCTGAAAAGCACGTTGAAAAGCGGGGTGGTGTTCAGCAAGGGGATGATCACGGAGATCTCGGCCCGACCGAGGGCGACGAAATTCAAGATCTGGGCGGTGACGGCGAGCAGAGCCGCCAGGAGGAAAAAGAGCGCGCTGCGGCGCGGCATCAATACCGCGCGCGTTCTTCCGGTCCAGAGCATGAACAGTGTCAGGAGACAGAGCGAGACGCCGGTTACCACCCCTGCGGCTACGAACGGATCGGGCAGGATGTTCAACCCCTGTTTGCGCAGGCTCTGCGACACCGCGGAAACGAGGGCGGCCCCGAGCGGGAAAGCGCAGTCCACCCAGCGCCATCGGGCTTTGTCGCTCGGGGCGCCCGAAATCAGCCAGAGGCTGCCGACGATGAGCAGGGTCCCGAGGTAGACCGGTGGCCCGGGGCGCTCGTGGAGAAAGGCGAGGGCAATGGCCGCCGCGAACAGCGGCTCCGAACCGCGCAGCGGCCCCGCCCGGGCCACCCCGATCCTGGTCAGCCCTTCGTAGAATAAGGCCCGCGCCACGAGCGGCTGCAGGCATCCGCTGATGAGGAAATAGATCATCGCGGGAGACTGAAGGAACGCAAGCGAGCGGTTGGTGAGAAGGTAGCTCCAGATCGCGGCCGCCGAGACGACGTAGCTCACCACCATGGCCGCAAAGATATTGGAGCGGCGGCTGCCGAGGCGGACCAGGACCGAATCCCCGGCCCAGCCCATGGCTGAGAATATGGCGATGATCTCCGACCGCACAGGTGCTGCTCGCGTTGCAGGACGGGCAATGCCTGACTTAAACCCGCGCCGGGTGCTTTTGCAAGCCGAGCACTTGATGTGGATCGGCAGCCCAACGCTTGTTTACGACCAGGGATCTCATTGGCGGGTATCGAAAGCAGGCCGAGGACGGTTTCCGGTTCCCGGTTTCCGTTTTTTACAGTGAATCTGCGAACGAACCGAAGCGGAACGCGAAACGACTCGGGGAAACAGAGCGGCCGGGCGCCCGCAGGCGCCCGGTGTCCGGTCGGCGGGCTGCGGAGGGGAGAGACTGCGGGGGCTGGAACTTCGGTATCTTCGGCTATCGGCGGAGTTTCCGGGAAATCAGATGTACCTCATTCGCGCCATCGTATCTCTGAGCTTGCGCAATTCGCCGCTGAACCAGCGCTGAAGAACGCGGTGGCGCGTCAGATGAGCTTTGAGGAGCTTTTTGGGATAAAGCTTCGCTCCGCAGTGACGACAGACCGCGCCGTTGAGCGTTTCGGACGTGGATCGACTTTCGTGAGAACGGACACGAATCGCCGCTTCCATATTTTCCTCTCGCTACCGGAACGCGGCGGACGCAAGCGGCATGCCAGACCTGGCAAAAAGCGTTTACCGTCCGTCGTTGAAAGGATTTTTCTCGGTTCCGACGCTGCCCAGGCCGCCGCGACCTGACATCGGGCGCGAAGCCGCCGTGACAGGGATGACACGGGAGGGACGATTTTAGCGTTGCAGCAGCCGGCGAACGGCGTCCGCGATCTGCTTCTTGCCGGGCAGAAAACCGGACTCCAGCGCGGGGCTTGCGGGAACGGGCGCAAAAGCTGCGGCGAGCCGCTCGATCGGGCTATCGAGATAGTAAAACGCCTCCTGCTGCACTCGTGCGGCGATCTCGGCGCCCACTCCGCCCTGCGCAACCGCTTCGTGAACGATCATCAGCCGTCCCGTCTTCCGGACCGAGCTGGAGATCGTCGCGACATCGAGGGGCGAGAGCGAGCGCGCATCGATTACCTCCACGGAAATTCCTTCGGCCGCCAGCTCGGCGGCGGCTTCCAGAGCAAGACCGGCCATCTTTGCGAGAGCGACAACCGTGACGTCGTCGCCCGACCGCATCACGGAGGCGGCGCCGATCGGCACGACGTGCTCGCCCTCGGGAACCGGACCGCGGGAGGCGTAAAGCCCTCGATGCTCGATAAAGACCACGGGACTGTCGTCTCGAATGGAAGCTTTCAGCAATCCCTTGGCATCGGCGGGGTTCGACGGCATCACCACCTTGAGTCCCGGGACGTGCGCGAGCCAGGCTTCGAGACTCTGCGAGTGGTGCGCTCCCATGTTGCCGTGAATACCGCATTGCACCCGGACCGTGAGCGGGATTCGCAACTGCCCGCCGGACATGTAATGGAGCTTGGCCGCGTGGTTCGCGAGCTGGTCCAGCGCGAGCGCGATGAAATCGATGAACATGATCTCGACCACCGGACGCAGGCCGGCGGTCGCAGCGCCGATCGCAAGCCCCATCACCGTTCCTTCGCTGATGGGCGTGTTGACGACGCGGTTCGCCCCGAACTCCGCGGCGAGATCCCTGGTGACGCCGAACGGCCCGCCGAGAGCCACGTCCTCGCCGAAGAGGTAGACCGACGAGTCGCGGCTCATCTCTTCGCGCAGGGCGGCACGAATCGCTTCCAGATAGGTCAGCTCGGGCATTGCTGTCGACGGGCTCTTTCAGGCTGCTGCTTCGGCGTTCAGTAAAAACCGGAAACCGCGAACGAGAAACCAGAAACTCCGTAGCAGCTTCAGGGCGTTACCTGGGTTGCGACCTCGGCGGCCTCCGGCCACGGAGAGCTGAGGGCGAATTCCGCCGCCTTCTCGACCAGAGCCCGTGCCTCTCCTTCGATCGCCCCGATCTCGGCGTCGGAAAGGAGCTTCCTTCCTTTGAGCACGCGGGCGAAGCGGGCGATGGGGTCCTTTTTTTTCCATTCGGCGAGCTCCGAGAGCTCGCGGTACTTCGCCGGGT
This sequence is a window from Candidatus Zixiibacteriota bacterium. Protein-coding genes within it:
- a CDS encoding DMT family transporter, giving the protein MRSEIIAIFSAMGWAGDSVLVRLGSRRSNIFAAMVVSYVVSAAAIWSYLLTNRSLAFLQSPAMIYFLISGCLQPLVARALFYEGLTRIGVARAGPLRGSEPLFAAAIALAFLHERPGPPVYLGTLLIVGSLWLISGAPSDKARWRWVDCAFPLGAALVSAVSQSLRKQGLNILPDPFVAAGVVTGVSLCLLTLFMLWTGRTRAVLMPRRSALFFLLAALLAVTAQILNFVALGRAEISVIIPLLNTTPLFNVLFSALFLRELEQVTPKIALGAILMVAGVVIITSR
- a CDS encoding alpha-ketoacid dehydrogenase subunit beta, which translates into the protein MPELTYLEAIRAALREEMSRDSSVYLFGEDVALGGPFGVTRDLAAEFGANRVVNTPISEGTVMGLAIGAATAGLRPVVEIMFIDFIALALDQLANHAAKLHYMSGGQLRIPLTVRVQCGIHGNMGAHHSQSLEAWLAHVPGLKVVMPSNPADAKGLLKASIRDDSPVVFIEHRGLYASRGPVPEGEHVVPIGAASVMRSGDDVTVVALAKMAGLALEAAAELAAEGISVEVIDARSLSPLDVATISSSVRKTGRLMIVHEAVAQGGVGAEIAARVQQEAFYYLDSPIERLAAAFAPVPASPALESGFLPGKKQIADAVRRLLQR